GGAAGACGACCGTCGGCTCGAGCAGCTGGGCGCTGCCCCACAGCACGACGGAGATGCTCGCGACGCCGAGCGTCGCGACGGCGCTCTGCGCGACCTGCGGCAGCTCGTCGAGGACGCTGAGGCCGAGGCGGCGGCGGTAGAGCCCGAGGGTCGTCCGCGCGAAGACGAGCAGCAGCGCGGTGAGGACCGTCATGAGGCTGTGGAGCTCGACGGCGAGGGCCGCGGCGACGACGACGACGACGTCGACCGCGACGACGAGCGCCGTCGTCCGGCTGATGCGCCGGCGGCGGCGGGTGCCCGTGGCGGCCGCCGCGGCGAGGATGTTCCCGACGTCGGTGGCCGGGCGGCCGTCCCCGCCACGCTCGGTGACGAGCGCGAGGCGGGTGGCGGCGCGGGTGCGCGGGCCGGGGATGTCCGTGGCACGCGGGGCGACGACACGGTCGACGCCCCCGGCGGCGACGGGGCCGCCGTCGCGGTGGTGACCGGGCGTAGGGCTCGCGGGCTCAGCCATGCGTCTCGGGGCCTCCGTGGTGACGGTTCGTGCGGGGCAGCGGCTCCCTCGACGCCACGGACAGCACCATGGAAGCACGTCGGGCCCTCCGGCGTCATGCTCCTCGCCGGGTGCGGGCCCTCGCTCCGCCCGTTCGGGCGAAGCGGGCCGATCACTGTCCGTGAGCGCCGAGCAGGGTCACTGTTCGGTCACATCATCACGTTCGGCACCCTGCCCGCAGCGGTTTGGCGCGACCTGCCACCCGAAGGGGTGAGTGCCCGGGGCACCGGGCGGGGGGCGGCCGCGTCAGAAGAGGACGGTGGCCAGGACGCCGGCCTGGCGGAAGCCGGCACGGCGGTACGCGGCGAGGGCCGCGGTGTTGAAGTCGTTGACGTAGAGGCTGACGACGACGTCGTCGTGCTCGCGCGCCAGGGCCGCCACCGCCGCCGTGCCGGGGGCGGCGAGCCCCCGGCCGCGCAGCGCGGGGTCGACGAACACGCCCTGCACCTGGACCGCGCGCCGCGAGACCGCCCCGAGCTCGGCCTTGAAGGCCGTCCGGCGGGCGGCGCGCGGGTCGGAGGTCGGCTCGGGCGTGCCGCCGTCGCCGGCGTCGAGGCGGACGAAGGACCGTCCCGCCGCCACGAGCTCGGCCACGCGCGCGCGGTACGCGCGGCCGCCGTCCCAGGCCGTCGGCGAGTAGCCGACCTCCTCGGTGAACATGGCCACGCAGGCGGGGACGAGGAGGTCGAGGTCCGCGGCCGTGGATCGCCGCACCCAGGGGTCGGGCTCCACCGCGGGCGGGCCGTCGAGCACGAGCAGCGGCTGGCGGGGCCGGACCTCGCGCGCCGCGCCCCACGCCGGGGCCAGCCGCTCCCAGAGGCCGAGGGCGGCGTCGGCCGGGCCCACGACCGACGAGCAGCGCCGGCCCTGGGTGCGGGCCCGGGCGGCGAAGGCGTCGAGGGCGGCGGGACCGGCCTCGACGGGGACGAGGTTGGCGCCGCTCCAGCACACGGCCTCCAGGGAGCCGCGGGAGCCGTACCCCCACAGCTCGCCGCCGAGGCGGCGCGGGTCGGCGCCCACGGCCTCGACCCGGCCGGCGACGAAGACGTTGGCGACGGGGTCGCGGTCGCACAGCGCCAGGACCTCCGCCCGGTCGCCGTCGTCGAGCACCCTCGCCCCGGTCCGCAGCACGTCCGTCATCCCACCACCTCGCGGCGCCGCCCGCCGCGCACGACGCCCGGGCGGCCCCGTGCCGCCGCGCGGGGGCTCAGCGGAGCGGCCCGCCGCGGTCGGCCACGGAGGCGAGGAGCCGGTCGAGCACCGCTCCCCCGCTCGTCCGCAGGCCGTCGTGCTGCATCTCGTTCGTCACCCACACGTCCGTCGACCCGACGGCGCGCGCGGTGGCCAGCGAGAGGTCGACGTCGACGTAGAGGTCGTCGTGGTACGCCAGCGCCGCCACGGGCACCTCGTTCGCCGCGAGCACCTCGGGGTCGTAGAGGGGCGTCCAGTCCTCGACCGCGTGCAGCCGCTCGGTCGCCCCGCGCAGCGGCCGCAGCGCCGCGACCTCCTCGACCATCCACGGGTAGGTGGCCTCGCCGAGGAGCCCCAGGGGCCGCACCTGCGGGCGCAGGGCGTCCGGCAGCTGCCGCTCGGCCGCCCAGGCCGTCGGCCCCTGCCCGCGGTCGGGGCCCTGCGCGTAGATCGACTCGTGCAGCACGCCGTAGAGCGGCTCGCCGGCGAAGCCGGTGCGCTGGTCGACCTCGGCGAGGAAGGACGGCGCGAGCGGGCCGTCGGGCGCCGCGCCCGGGCCGTCGCGGAAGGCCTCGTCGAGCAGCCAGTGGAGGTCGTCGGAGCCGTCGAGGCGCCCCAGGGCGATGCCGAGGGACTGCAGCCGGCGGGTCGTCAGCCGGTCCCCCGACGGCAGCCGGACGTCCTCGGCGCCCGTCCGGTCGGCGAGCGCGTCGAGGAGCACCTGGTCGCCGGGGAAGCGGGCCCGGTGGCGCTCCGAGCGCTCGAGCACGCGGGGGGCGAGCCGCGCGTAGACCTCGTCGGCGTCCGCCGCGAGGCCCGCGAGCCCCCCGGTGACGTAGCAGGCGGCCAGGCCGCGCGCGGCGCGCGAGAGGTAGGTGAGCGTGACGAAGCCGCCGTAGCTCTGCCCCAGCGTCTCCCACCGCCGGCCGCCGTAGACGACGTGCCGGACGTGCTCGGCGTCGGCGACGACGGCGTCCGCCCGGTGGTGGCGCAGCCGCTCGGCGAGGACGTCGTCGTCGCCGACCTCCGCCGCGAGCGACGCGTCGACGCGCGTGCTGCGACCGGTGCCGCGCTGGTCGAGGAGGACGACCCGGTGCGTCCGCGTGGCCTTCGCGAGCCAGCCGCCGCCCGGCACGGGCCGCGGGCTCTTGCCGCCCGGCCCGCCCTGGAGGAAGAGCAGCAGCGGGAGGTCCTCCCCCTCGCGGCGGACGTCGACGACCTCCCGCGCGAGCACCTGCAGCGTCGGGCCCGGGTCGTCGGCCGCCCGGGGGCCGTCCGCGGGCAGCTGCCCGAGGCGGCCGCCGACGACGGGCAGGTCCCAGCGGAGCGGGACGTCGACGACGTGGTCGGTGACCGCGAGCCCGCGCAGCAGGACGCGGGTCGAGGAGCGCAGCGGCACGGCGGGCCGGCTCAGCGGACGCTGACGGTGGGCCCGCCCGCGGCGGCCCCGGCGGCGTCGGCCTCGAGCCCCATCTGCTCGGCGAGGCGCTCGGCCTCCTCGATGAGCGTCGCGACGATCTGGTCCTCGGGGACGGTCTTGATGACCTCGCCCTTGACGAAGATCTGGCCCTTGCCGTTGCCGGAGGCGACGCCGAGGTCGGCCTCGCGGGCCTCGCCCGGGCCGTTGACGACGCAGCCCATGACGGCGACGCGCAGCGGGACGGTCATGCCCTCGAGGCCCGCGGTGACCTGGTCGGCGAGCGTGTAGACGTCCACCTGGGCCCGCCCGCACGAGGGGCAGGACACGATCTCGAGCTTGCGGGGGCGCAGGTTGAGCGACTCGAGGATCTGGGCGCCCACCTTGACCTCCTCGACGGGAGGGGCGGAGAGGGAGACGCGGATCGTGTCGCCGATGCCCTTGGACAGCAGCGCGCCGAAGGCCGTGGCCGACTTGATGGTGCCCTGGAAGGCCGGGCCCGCCTCGGTGACGCCGAGGTGCAGGGGCCAGTCGCCCCGCTCCGCGAGCAGCTCGTAGGCCCGCACCATGACGACGGGGTCGTTGTGCTTGACGGAGATCTTGAAGTCGTGGAAGTCGTGCTCCTCGAAGAGCGAGGCCTCCCAGACCGCCGACTCGACGAGCGCCTCGGGCGTCGCCTTGCCGTACTTCTCCATGACCCGGCGGTCGAGCGAGCCGGCGTTGACGCCGATCCGGATGCTCACGCCCGCGTCCTTCGCGGCCTTGGCGATCGACGCCACCTGGTCGTCGAACTTGCGGATGTTGCCCGGGTTGACGCGGACGGCGGCACAGCCGGCGTCGATGGCGGCGAAGACGTACTTCGGCTGGAAGTGGATGTCGGCGATCACCGGGATCTGCGACTTCTGCGCGATGGCCGGGAGCGCGTCGGCGTCGTCCTGGCTCGGGCAGGCGACGCGGACGATGTCGCAGCCGGTGGCCGTCAGCTCGGCGATCTGCTGCAGCGTCGCGTTGATGTCGGTGGTCGGCGTCGTCGTCATCGACTGGACGCTGACGGGGGCGTCGCCCCCGACGTCGACCGTCCCGACCTTGATCTTGCGGCTCTTGCGCCGCGGCGCCAGCACGGGCGGCGGGGCGGCCGGCATGCCGAGGGAGATCGGGACCGAGGGGCTCATGGGCGCAGTATCCCCCTGCCCGCCCCGGCGGCCGGGCAGGTGGTCCCGCCCGGCCGCCGGGGCGGCCGGCCCCCCCCCCGTCAGGGGCAGTCGCCCCAGTCGAGGCCCAGCGCCCGCAGCTGGCGGTGCCGCTCCTCTGGGGTGGCGCCCGGCACGACGCCGCGCACGCGGAGGCACTCCTGCTCCCACTCCGGCTGGCCGGAGAGGGCGTACACCTCCTCGCGGGTCTGCCACAGCCCGTCGACGTGGTGGAACTCGGTCTCGTAGCAGGCGTCGTCGGTGCCGTCCTGCACCGCGGCGTCGGAGACGACGAAGCGGTACACGAGGTCGTGGTGCAGCACGCTGCCGAGCTCGTGCCCGGCGTCCGCCATGCAGCCGCGGTAGCGCTCGAAGGCGGCGGCGTACTCCTCCGCCGTGACCACGCGGTCCTCGATCTCGGCGGCCTGCTCCGGGCCGACCCGGGACAGGTCGGAGCCGGCCAGCGGGTCCTCCTCCTCCGCGGCGGTCACGGGCGCGGGCGCGGGCCCGCCCGTCGGTGCGCCCGCCGCGAGCGGCTCGACGTCCGTCGTCGTGGCGCAGGCGCCCAGGAGGAGGCCCAGCGCCACCGCGCCCACCACCGCCCCCGTGACCCTGCGCGTCCCTGCTCGTGCTCTCGTCGTCGTCATGGCCGGACCCCCCGTGGACCGTCGTCGTCGTCGGTCGGCCCGACGCTACCGGCGCAGGTCCGGTTCGGGGGCGCGGTGGGCGGCGCTCACCCGAGCAGCGTCACGGGCCGGACGATGTCCGCGTAGACGAGCAGCACCGACATCGCCACGAGGAGGCCGCCGACGACGTAGGCCACGGGCATGAGCCGGGCGACGTCGAAGGGCCCCGGGTCGGGGCGGCGGCGGAGCGCGGCGACGCGCCGCCGCGCCCCCTCGTAGAGCGCACCGGCCACGTGGCCGCCGTCGAGCGGCAGCAGCGGCAGGAGGTTGAAGACGAAGAGCGCCATGTTGAGCCCGCCCATCGTGCCGAGCAGGAGCGAGACCTTGTCGCCGGCGGAGAACTGGTCGATCGCCGCGATCTCCCCCGACAGCCGGCCCACGCCGACGATGCCCACGGGTCCCTCCGGGTCGCGCGGCTCGGAGCCGAAGGCGGCCTGGGCGACGTCGACCATCCGCACCGGCAGGCTGACGACGACGGTGACGGTCCGCACAAAGGCGTCGGCGACGAGGCCCGGGACGTCGGACACGGGCTGCGCGCGGCGCTCCTGCGTGGGCGAGAAGCCGACGAAGCCGGCCTCCTCGGTGAGCGGGACGCCGGCGTCGTCGAGGACGGGGTCGCCGTCGTCGTCGAGGCGCACGACCTCGTTCGGGATCGGCGCGATGGTGAGGTCCACCCGCTCGCCGGCCCGCTCGACGACGAGCGGCACCCGGCGGCCCGCGGCGTCGCGGATGTCGGCGCGCAGCTGCTGCCAGTCCTCGACCGGCCGGCCGTCGAAGGAGACGACGACGTCGCCCGCCTCGAGGCCCGCGGCGGCGGCCGGCGTGGGCGGCGCGTCGGCGGGGCACTCCGTCGCCGTCGAGCCCGCGGGCAGCACGCACTCCTGCACCAGGCCGACCGTCGTCGTCGTCTGCGGCGCGACGCCGAGCGTCACGGCCGTGCCGCCGAGCAGCAGGACAGCGAGCAGCGCGTTCATCGCCGGGCCGCCGAGCATGACGACGACCCGGCGCGGGACGGACAGCTGCCAGAACTGCCGGTGGGCGTCGTCGGGGCCGACCTCCTCGGCGGACAGCCGCCGGGCGTCGTCGGCCATCGTCTGGAAGATGCCCGTCGAGGACTCCCGGACGACGGACGGGTCCTGCCCCGGCCGCGGCGGGAACATGCCGATCATCCGGATGTAGCCGCCGAGCGGGACCGCCTTGACGCCGTACTCGGTCTCGCCCCGCTGCCGGGACCAGACGGTCGACCCGAAGCCGACCATGTACTGCGTCACCTTGACGCCGAAGCGCTTGGCGGGCAGCAGGTGCCCGACCTCGTGCAGCGCGATGGACGCGGCCAGGCCCACGACGAAGAAGAGCACCGCCCCGACGACCCACAGGACGGTCGCGAGCGACCACGTGACGGTCAGCACCTCGGCACCCGCCTCACGCCCGGCCTGCGGCGGGCACTCCGAGGACCTCGCGGGCGCGCGCCCGGGCCCACCGCTCGGCGCCGAGGACGTCGTCGAGGGAGAGGTCGTCGGCCGTGCGGCCCGCCGCGACGTCGGGGGCCGAGGCGGCCTCCTCGACGACCCGGGCCACGGTGTCGACGATGCTGACGAAGGACGTGAGGCCGGCGAGGAACGCGTCGACGCACTCCTCGTTGGCGGCGTTGAGGACGGCCGGGGAGGTGCCGCCCGCCGTCCCCACCTGACGGGCGAGGCGGACGGCCGGGAAGGCGTCGTCGTCGAGCGGGAGGAACTCCCACGTCTGCGCCGTCGTCCAGTCGCAGGCGGGGCCGGCGTCGGGGACGCGGTCCGGCCAGCCGAGGCCGAGCGCGATGGGGATGCGCATGCTCGGCGGCGAGGCCTGCGCGAGCGTGGCGCCGTCGACGAACTCGACCATCGAGTGGACGACGGACTGCGGGTGGACGACGACGTCGACGCGGTCCATCGGCAGGTCGAAGAGCAGGTGGGCCTCGATCACCTCGAGGCCCTTGTTGACGAGGGTCGCCGAGTTGGTCGTGATGACCGGCCCCATCGCCCACGTCGGGTGGGCGAGCGCCTGCTCGGGGGTCACGTCCGCGAGCCGCTCGCGCGACCAGCCGCGGAAGGGGCCGCCGCTGGCGGTCAGCACGAGCCGGCGGACCTCGTCGGCGCGCCCGCCCCGCAGGCACTGGGCGAGCGCGGAGTGCTCGCTGTCGACGGGCGCCACGGCGCGCGCCATGCCCCCGGCGCGCCCGGCCGCGGCGAGGACCAGCGGCCCGCCGACGACGAGCGACTCCTTGTTGGCGAGGGCCAGCACCGCGCCCTCGGCGGCCCCGCCGGGCGCGGCCGCGGCGAGGGCGGCGAGGGTCGGAGCCAGGCCGACCGAGCCGGTGATGCCGTTGAGGACCACGTCGGCGGGCAGGCCGGCCAGCGTCGTCGCGGCGTCGGGCCCGGCGTGCAGCTCCGGGAGGGGGCGGCCGGCCAGGGCGGCCGCCAGGTGCTCGCGGAGGGCCGGCAGGGCCCGCTCGTCGGCGACGGCGACGTGCTCGGCCCCCGTGGCGACGGCCTGGCGCGCGAGCAGGGCGGGGTCCGAGCCGCCGGCCGCGAGGGCCGTGACGCGGAAGCGGTCGGGCGCCGCGGCGACGACCTCGAGGGCCTGGACGCCGATCGAGCCGGTCGAGCCGAGGACGACGACGCGGCGGGGTCCGTCGCGCCGGGGCGACGTCGCAGGGGTCACGTCGCGATGGTGCCACCGCTGCCTGCGCGGCTCCTGCGTGGCGCCGCCACGGCCGCCGGGCGGCAGGCTCGGGGCGTGACGACGCCCCCGCGCCCGCTCCCCCCGACGGACCTGCGCGTCCGCGACGCCACGGCGGCCGACGCCGTCGCCTGCGCCGCGGTCTACGCGCCGTACGTGACCGGCTCCGTGGCGACCTTCGAGACCGAGCCGCCCGACGCCGCCACGACGGCCCGGCGGATCGCCGCCGCGCAGGAGCACCACGCCTGGCTCGTGCTCGAGGACGCCTCGGGCGTCGTCGGTCTCGCGCACGGCGGCCCCTTCCGCCCGCGTCCGGCGTACCGCTGGACGTGCGAGACGACGGTCTACCTCGCCCCGGCTGCCACGGGGCGCGGTGCCGGTCGCCTGCTCTACGGCGCCCTGCTGCAGCGGCTCGCGGAGCGGGGGCTCCGGACGGCCACCGCGGTGGTGGCGCTGCCGAACGCCGCGAGCGAGGGGCTGCACGCCGCGCTGGGCTTCGAGCCCGTGGGCACCTTCCCGCGGGTGGGGTGGAAGCTCGGCGCCTGGCGCGACGTCGCCTGGTACCGGCGCGACCTCGGCGACGGCCCCGTCGACGAGGCGGCCGGGGCCGCGCCGCCCGAGCCGCGCTGACCGCGTCGCCGCGCGGCGCCCGCGGACGTCGCCGGGACCGCCCGCCCCGACGCGGCATACTGCGCGCCGCCCGGCACCGCGCCGCGGCACCGGGAGGGGGACGCGTGGTCGACCGCCTCGACCCCCACCCCGACGCCGAGGGAGGCGTCGCCCCCGTGCGCGGGGCGGCCGGCGTGCCGACGCTCGAGTCCGTGGCGGCCGCGGCCGGCGTGTCGCGGGCCACCGCGAGCCGCGTGCTCAACGGCTCCCCGCGCGTGAGCGAGGCGGCGCGCGCCGGCGTCCTCGCCGCCGCGGAGCAGCTGTCCTACGTGCCCAACGGCGCCGCCCGCATGCTCGTCACCCGGCGCAGCGACGCCGTGGCCTTCGTCGTCTGCGAGCAGGAGGAGGTCTTCTTCTCCGACCCCTTCTTCGCGACCGTCCTCAAGGGCGCGCACCGCGTCGTGGTCCGCAGCGGGCGGCAGGTCCTCTTCGTCGTCGTCGCGGACGAGGGCGACCGGCGCCGCCTCGAGCGCTTCGCCGCCGGGGGCCACCTCGACGCCGCGATGTTCCTGTCCGTGCACCGCGGCGAGCACTCCCCCGCCCGGCTCGCGGAGCTCGGGATGCCGGTCGTCGTCGCCGGCCGACCGCCCGCGGGCGTCGGGGCCCAGCCGCACGTCGACACCGACAACGTCGGCGGCGGCCGCCTCGCCGCCGGGCACCTCCTGGCGGTGGGGCGGCGGCGCCCCGTCGTCCTCACCGGTCCCCCGGACATGCCGAGCAGCGCCGACCGCGTGCGCGGCCTCCGCGAGGTGCTCGCCGCGGGCGGTGTCCACCTCCCCGACGCCGCCGCCGAGCCCGGGCACTACTCGGTGGAGGGCGGCCGGACGGCGATGGCCCTGCTGCTGGACCGCTTCCCGGACCTCGACGGCGTCTTCGCCGCCAACGACCTCATGGCCGTCGGCGCCCTTGGCGTCCTGCGCGAGCGGGGCCGGCGGGTGCCCGAGGACGTCGCCGTCGTCGGCTACGACGACATCCCGCTGGCCTCGGCCACCTCTCCGCCGCTGACGACGGTGCACCAGCCGCTCGAGGAGCTGGGCCGGCGGATGGCGACGGCGCTCGTCCGCGCGCTCGACGGACCGCCCGGCGGCGACCCCGCCGGGACGGCCGAGGTGGTCCAGGCGGCGCTCGGCGAGCCGCTCCAGACCCGGCTCGTGGTGCGCGGCAGCGCCTGACGCGCCCTGCCGCCGGCCCGGGGCGGCGTCGTCGCCCGCGGGGCGGCCGGCACCGCGCCGCCCCGTCCCCGGTGGTGCTTGACACGTCCCCGTGCCGGGCAGCACCCTCCGCGCAGACGCTGTGAGAGCGCTTCCACGTGCGACGTCGACCTCGACGACGAGGGCGGCGCCCCGCCGCGTCCGCCCGCCCCGAGCCGCACCGCCCCGAGGAGCCCCCGTGCCCGACGCGACGACGACCGCCCCCGACACCGCCGAGACCCCGGGAGCGCCTGCCGGGCGGGCCTTCCCGGACGGGTTCCTGTGGGGGTCGGCGACGGCGAGCTACCAGATCGAGGGGGCGGTGGACGAGGGCGGCCGGACGCCGTCGATCTGGGACACGTTCTCCCGCACGCCGGGCAAGGTGCAGGACGGCGACACCGGCGACGTGGCGTGCGACCACTTCCACCGCTTCCGCGAGGACGTCGCGCTGATGAAGGAGCTGGGGCTGCAGTCGTACCGGTTCTCGGTGGCGTGGCCGCGGATCACCCCGGGCGTGACGGCCGACGCGCTCGGGCCGGTGGAGCAGCGGGGGCTGGACTTCTACTCCGCGCTGGTCGACGAGCTGCTGGCGGCGGGGATCGCGCCGGCGGTGACGCTCTACCACTGGGACCTGCCGCAGGCGCTGGAGGACACCGGGGGCTGGGCCGACCGTCGGACCGCGGAGCGCTTCGGGGAGTACGCCGCGGTGGTGGCGGGGGCGCTGGGCGACCGGGTGCGGACCTTCATCACCCTCAACGAGCCGTGGTGCGCGGCGTACCTGGGCTACGCCTCGGGGGTGCACGCGCCCGGCCGCACCGAGCCGGCGGCCGCGCTGGCGGCGGTCCACCACCTCAACCTCGCGCACGGGCTCGCGGCGCGGGCCGTCCGCGAGCACGCGCCGTCGGCGGAGGTCGCCGTGACGCTCAACCTCGGCTGGTTCCGCCCCGAGGACCCCGCCTCCGCGGGCGACGTCGACGCGGCCCGCCGGGTCGACGGCCTGCAGAACCGGGTCTTCCTCGGCCCGATGCTGCGCGGGGAGTACCCGGCCGACGTCCTCGAGGACACCGCCGGGGTCACCGACTGGTCCTTCGTCCACGACGGGGACCTCGCGGTCGTCCGGCAGCCGCTCGACGCCGTCGGGCTGAACTACTACTCCCCCAGCGTCGTCCGGCACTGGGACGGCTCCGGCGACCCGGCCGAGAAGGACGGCGCCGACGGCCACGGCGCCGCGGCGGGCACCCCCTGGATCGCCTGCGACGACGTCCAGTTCGTCAGCCTCCCGGGCCCGCGCACGGAGATGGGCTGGAGCATCGACCCCCGCGGCATGACCGCCCTGCTGACCCGCCTGGCCGAGGAGGCCCCGGGCGTCGACCTCTACGTCACCGAGAACGGCATGGCCGCCCCCGACGTCGTCGGCGACGACGGCGTCGTCCACGACGACGACCGCATCGCCTACCTCCGCGACCACCTCGCCGCCGTCCTCGACGCCGTCGACGCCGGCGCGCCCGTGCGCGGCTACTTCGTGTGGTCGCTGCTCGACAACTTCGAGTGGGGCTACGGCTACTCCAAGCGCTTCGGCGTCGTCCACGTGGACTACGGCACCCAGGTCCGCACGCCCAAGGACTCCGCCCGCTGGTACGCCCGGGCGGCGGGGGCGGGCGCGCTCCCGGCCTGACCCGACGCCCTTCCCCGCCCCTCGCCGTCAGATCCCCCCACCTCGTCCTTCCCGACGCGTGACCTCGTCGGGCTCCGTGAGCGCTCACGAGGGCCCACGAGGTCACACGTCGGGGGACGGGGGGCGGGAGCAGGACGGGCGAGGGCCTCTCGGCGTCGCCTCCTCCGGACGGGCGACGCGCGTGACCCTTCCGAGACCGCGCCGTGACCGCATCGTGATGAAGGTCTACCCAGATCGGGCAGATCGACCTACGGTCGCCGCCTCGCGGGCGTCAGCTGACGCCCGCGTCCCTCGGGAAGGACCCCACCATGACGCGACGCCTCGCCGCCCTCGTCCTCGGGCCGGGCATCGTCCTCGGGGCCGCGCTCGCCGCGGCCCCCGCGCAGGCCGCCCCGGCGCCCGCGGCCGCCGCGACCGCCACCGGCGCCGACACCGCCGACGAGCGCTCCGCCGTCGCCGGCTCCTGGACCGCCGAGCGCATGCGGGCGGCCACCCCGGGCTCCGTGCTCGTCGAGGACGCCGCCGCGGAGGCCGAGCGCGCCCTCGCCGCCGGCACGCCCTCCTCTGCCGTCGCCGGCGGCACCGCGGAGGTCGTCGACGGCGTCCTCGGCGCCGCCGCGGTCCCCGGTGGCCTCCTGTCCGCCCTGGCCCCCACCGCCGCCGGGGTGCCGTGGGCGGGCGGCGGCCAGGTCGTCGCCACGACCGGCAAGGTCTTCTTCACCCTCGGCGGCGAGGACTACGTGTGCTCGGCGTCGTCCGTGGCGTCCGACAACCTCTCGACCGTGCTGACCGCCGGCCACTGCCTCTACGGCGAGGGCGCGTTCGCCTCCGACTTCGTCTTCGTGCCCGGCTACGACGAGGGGGCCGCCCCCTACGGCCGCTGGACGGCCACCGACCTCGTGACGACGCCGCAGTGGGAGGCGTCGGAGGACCTCAACTTCGACGTCGGGTTCGCCGTCGTGGGCCGCAACGGCTCCGGGCAGGCGCTGGCCGACGTCGTGGGCGCCCAGGGCATCGGCTTCAACCAGGCGCGCGGGCAGCAGACGTCGTCCTTCGGCTACCCCGCCGCCGCGCCGTACGACGGCGAGAGCCTCCAGTACTGCGCCGGCGTCGTCCGCGACGACCTGCTCGGCAGCACCGACCAGGGCCTCACCTGCGGCATGACCGGCGGCTCCAGCGGCGGCCCCTGGTACTCGGGCTTCGACGAGGCGACGGGCAGCGGCGTCGCCACCTCGGTCAACAGCTTCAAGTACACCGCCGACCCGACGACGATGTACGGCCCCTACCTCGGCGACCAGGCGTCGGCGACGTACGCCACGGCGGCGGCGTCCTGACCCGCGCCGCCGAGCCCGGGCCGCCGGAGGTGGTGCGCCCCTCCCGGGTGCACCACCTCCCGCCGGGCGCCCCGTGGACGGCGGAGCGCGAGGCGGCCGCCCGCCCGCGCGAGCTCGTCGTCGACCCGACCGACGGCGACGGCGCCGACGAGGACGACCAGGCGCCGTCCCCGCCCGCCTGACCCCTCCCTCGCGACGTGTGGCCATGACGCCCCTCCCGACGCTCGCGGGG
The genomic region above belongs to Pseudokineococcus lusitanus and contains:
- a CDS encoding GNAT family N-acetyltransferase yields the protein MTTPPRPLPPTDLRVRDATAADAVACAAVYAPYVTGSVATFETEPPDAATTARRIAAAQEHHAWLVLEDASGVVGLAHGGPFRPRPAYRWTCETTVYLAPAATGRGAGRLLYGALLQRLAERGLRTATAVVALPNAASEGLHAALGFEPVGTFPRVGWKLGAWRDVAWYRRDLGDGPVDEAAGAAPPEPR
- the dxr gene encoding 1-deoxy-D-xylulose-5-phosphate reductoisomerase, translating into MTPATSPRRDGPRRVVVLGSTGSIGVQALEVVAAAPDRFRVTALAAGGSDPALLARQAVATGAEHVAVADERALPALREHLAAALAGRPLPELHAGPDAATTLAGLPADVVLNGITGSVGLAPTLAALAAAAPGGAAEGAVLALANKESLVVGGPLVLAAAGRAGGMARAVAPVDSEHSALAQCLRGGRADEVRRLVLTASGGPFRGWSRERLADVTPEQALAHPTWAMGPVITTNSATLVNKGLEVIEAHLLFDLPMDRVDVVVHPQSVVHSMVEFVDGATLAQASPPSMRIPIALGLGWPDRVPDAGPACDWTTAQTWEFLPLDDDAFPAVRLARQVGTAGGTSPAVLNAANEECVDAFLAGLTSFVSIVDTVARVVEEAASAPDVAAGRTADDLSLDDVLGAERWARARAREVLGVPAAGRA
- a CDS encoding M50 family metallopeptidase; translation: MLTVTWSLATVLWVVGAVLFFVVGLAASIALHEVGHLLPAKRFGVKVTQYMVGFGSTVWSRQRGETEYGVKAVPLGGYIRMIGMFPPRPGQDPSVVRESSTGIFQTMADDARRLSAEEVGPDDAHRQFWQLSVPRRVVVMLGGPAMNALLAVLLLGGTAVTLGVAPQTTTTVGLVQECVLPAGSTATECPADAPPTPAAAAGLEAGDVVVSFDGRPVEDWQQLRADIRDAAGRRVPLVVERAGERVDLTIAPIPNEVVRLDDDGDPVLDDAGVPLTEEAGFVGFSPTQERRAQPVSDVPGLVADAFVRTVTVVVSLPVRMVDVAQAAFGSEPRDPEGPVGIVGVGRLSGEIAAIDQFSAGDKVSLLLGTMGGLNMALFVFNLLPLLPLDGGHVAGALYEGARRRVAALRRRPDPGPFDVARLMPVAYVVGGLLVAMSVLLVYADIVRPVTLLG
- a CDS encoding GNAT family N-acetyltransferase; the protein is MLRTGARVLDDGDRAEVLALCDRDPVANVFVAGRVEAVGADPRRLGGELWGYGSRGSLEAVCWSGANLVPVEAGPAALDAFAARARTQGRRCSSVVGPADAALGLWERLAPAWGAAREVRPRQPLLVLDGPPAVEPDPWVRRSTAADLDLLVPACVAMFTEEVGYSPTAWDGGRAYRARVAELVAAGRSFVRLDAGDGGTPEPTSDPRAARRTAFKAELGAVSRRAVQVQGVFVDPALRGRGLAAPGTAAVAALAREHDDVVVSLYVNDFNTAALAAYRRAGFRQAGVLATVLF
- the ispG gene encoding flavodoxin-dependent (E)-4-hydroxy-3-methylbut-2-enyl-diphosphate synthase; this translates as MSPSVPISLGMPAAPPPVLAPRRKSRKIKVGTVDVGGDAPVSVQSMTTTPTTDINATLQQIAELTATGCDIVRVACPSQDDADALPAIAQKSQIPVIADIHFQPKYVFAAIDAGCAAVRVNPGNIRKFDDQVASIAKAAKDAGVSIRIGVNAGSLDRRVMEKYGKATPEALVESAVWEASLFEEHDFHDFKISVKHNDPVVMVRAYELLAERGDWPLHLGVTEAGPAFQGTIKSATAFGALLSKGIGDTIRVSLSAPPVEEVKVGAQILESLNLRPRKLEIVSCPSCGRAQVDVYTLADQVTAGLEGMTVPLRVAVMGCVVNGPGEAREADLGVASGNGKGQIFVKGEVIKTVPEDQIVATLIEEAERLAEQMGLEADAAGAAAGGPTVSVR
- a CDS encoding alpha/beta fold hydrolase, which codes for MRSSTRVLLRGLAVTDHVVDVPLRWDLPVVGGRLGQLPADGPRAADDPGPTLQVLAREVVDVRREGEDLPLLLFLQGGPGGKSPRPVPGGGWLAKATRTHRVVLLDQRGTGRSTRVDASLAAEVGDDDVLAERLRHHRADAVVADAEHVRHVVYGGRRWETLGQSYGGFVTLTYLSRAARGLAACYVTGGLAGLAADADEVYARLAPRVLERSERHRARFPGDQVLLDALADRTGAEDVRLPSGDRLTTRRLQSLGIALGRLDGSDDLHWLLDEAFRDGPGAAPDGPLAPSFLAEVDQRTGFAGEPLYGVLHESIYAQGPDRGQGPTAWAAERQLPDALRPQVRPLGLLGEATYPWMVEEVAALRPLRGATERLHAVEDWTPLYDPEVLAANEVPVAALAYHDDLYVDVDLSLATARAVGSTDVWVTNEMQHDGLRTSGGAVLDRLLASVADRGGPLR
- a CDS encoding LacI family DNA-binding transcriptional regulator, with product MVDRLDPHPDAEGGVAPVRGAAGVPTLESVAAAAGVSRATASRVLNGSPRVSEAARAGVLAAAEQLSYVPNGAARMLVTRRSDAVAFVVCEQEEVFFSDPFFATVLKGAHRVVVRSGRQVLFVVVADEGDRRRLERFAAGGHLDAAMFLSVHRGEHSPARLAELGMPVVVAGRPPAGVGAQPHVDTDNVGGGRLAAGHLLAVGRRRPVVLTGPPDMPSSADRVRGLREVLAAGGVHLPDAAAEPGHYSVEGGRTAMALLLDRFPDLDGVFAANDLMAVGALGVLRERGRRVPEDVAVVGYDDIPLASATSPPLTTVHQPLEELGRRMATALVRALDGPPGGDPAGTAEVVQAALGEPLQTRLVVRGSA